The Streptomyces camelliae genome window below encodes:
- a CDS encoding aminoglycoside phosphotransferase family protein, translating into MNAFTPPPRMHADEVPLDAPLVGRLVARRFPHWAGLPVRRLVSSGTENAMFRLGADLLVRLPRRPGAVPDVLHEQHWLPRLGPHLPVAVPEPLGIGEPDGEFPWPWSVYRWLEGHNPVPTAIRGPGRLAADLGAFVRALRRVDPRDAPPGYRAGPLRERDEPTRTAISELGGRIDTDAVTALWERALDAPDHTGPAVWAHGDLSPGNVLVDGGRLTAVIDFGCAGVGDPAVDLIVAWNLLPASARDAFREAVGADDAQWARGRGWALSISLIQLPYYWATNPALAENSRHVIAEILAEAG; encoded by the coding sequence ATGAACGCCTTCACCCCACCGCCGCGTATGCACGCGGACGAGGTTCCCCTCGACGCCCCGCTGGTCGGCCGGCTGGTCGCCCGCCGGTTCCCGCACTGGGCCGGCCTGCCGGTACGGCGCCTCGTGTCCTCCGGCACCGAGAACGCCATGTTCCGGCTCGGCGCCGATCTGCTGGTACGGCTGCCCCGGCGGCCCGGCGCCGTACCGGACGTGCTGCACGAGCAGCACTGGCTGCCCCGGCTCGGGCCGCACCTTCCGGTGGCCGTGCCCGAGCCGCTCGGGATCGGGGAACCTGACGGGGAGTTCCCCTGGCCGTGGTCCGTCTACCGGTGGCTGGAGGGACACAATCCGGTGCCTACGGCCATCCGGGGACCCGGCCGACTCGCCGCGGATCTCGGGGCGTTCGTCCGCGCGCTGCGCCGTGTCGACCCGCGGGACGCACCGCCCGGCTACCGGGCCGGTCCGCTCCGGGAACGGGACGAGCCGACCCGCACGGCCATCTCCGAACTGGGCGGACGTATCGACACCGACGCGGTCACCGCCCTGTGGGAGCGGGCCCTCGACGCCCCGGACCACACCGGGCCCGCCGTGTGGGCCCACGGAGACCTCTCTCCCGGCAATGTGCTGGTCGACGGCGGCCGGCTGACCGCCGTGATCGACTTCGGCTGCGCCGGCGTCGGCGATCCGGCCGTGGATCTGATCGTCGCCTGGAACCTGCTGCCGGCGAGCGCCCGGGACGCCTTCCGCGAGGCTGTCGGCGCCGACGACGCCCAGTGGGCGCGCGGCCGCGGCTGGGCCCTGTCGATCTCGCTGATCCAGCTGCCGTACTACTGGGCCACCAATCCGGCGCTGGCGGAGAACTCCCGGCATGTCATCGCCGAGATCCTCGCCGAGGCCGGATGA
- a CDS encoding VOC family protein produces the protein MTTDGFVTCLWFDGRAEEAAEFYVSVFKNSSVGRVSRYTEAGPGETGSVLTVEFTANGQRFIALNGGPQFTFNEAVSFQILCADQEEIDYYWTKLTENGGEPGPCGWLKDRYGVSWQVVYDRLSEMIHDPDREKVDRAMKAMMAMGKLDVAALDRAYAGE, from the coding sequence ATGACCACCGACGGTTTCGTCACCTGTCTCTGGTTCGACGGCCGGGCCGAGGAGGCCGCCGAGTTCTACGTCTCGGTCTTCAAGAACTCCAGCGTCGGCCGTGTCAGCCGCTACACCGAGGCCGGGCCCGGTGAGACCGGCTCCGTGCTGACCGTCGAGTTCACGGCCAACGGCCAGAGGTTCATCGCGCTCAACGGCGGCCCCCAGTTCACGTTCAACGAGGCCGTCTCCTTCCAGATCCTGTGCGCCGACCAGGAGGAGATCGACTACTACTGGACCAAGCTCACCGAGAACGGCGGCGAGCCCGGCCCCTGCGGCTGGCTCAAGGACAGGTACGGCGTCTCCTGGCAGGTCGTCTACGACCGGCTGTCCGAGATGATCCACGACCCCGACCGGGAAAAGGTCGACCGTGCCATGAAAGCCATGATGGCCATGGGCAAACTGGACGTCGCCGCGCTCGACAGGGCGTACGCGGGGGAGTAG
- the melC2 gene encoding tyrosinase MelC2, translating to MTVRKNQAALTTDEKKRFVDAVLALKRSGRYDDFVRTHNEFIMSDTDTGERTGHRSPSFLPWHRRFLLDFEQALQSVDSSVALPYWDWSSDRTVRASLWAPDFLGGTGRSTDGRVMDGPFAAAAGNWPMNVRVDGRTFLRRSLGTAVRELPTRAEVESVLSMSTYDMAPYNSASDGFRNNLEGWRGVNLHNRVHVWVGGQMATGVSPNDPVFWLHHAYVDKLWAEWQRRHPDAGYVPTGGTPDVVDLDETMKPWDDVRPADLLDHTKFYTFDS from the coding sequence ATGACCGTACGCAAGAACCAGGCCGCCCTGACCACCGACGAGAAGAAGCGTTTCGTCGACGCGGTCCTCGCGCTCAAGCGCAGCGGACGCTACGACGACTTCGTCCGCACGCACAACGAGTTCATCATGTCGGACACCGACACCGGCGAGCGCACCGGCCACCGCTCCCCGTCCTTCCTGCCCTGGCACCGCAGATTCCTGCTCGACTTCGAACAGGCGCTGCAGTCGGTGGACTCCTCGGTCGCCCTGCCGTACTGGGACTGGAGCTCGGACCGCACCGTGCGCGCCTCGCTGTGGGCGCCGGACTTCCTCGGCGGCACCGGGCGCAGTACGGACGGCCGGGTGATGGACGGCCCGTTCGCAGCGGCGGCCGGCAACTGGCCGATGAACGTGCGGGTGGACGGCCGTACGTTCCTGCGCCGCTCGCTCGGCACGGCCGTGCGCGAGCTGCCGACCCGTGCGGAGGTGGAGTCGGTGCTGTCCATGTCGACGTACGACATGGCGCCCTACAACAGTGCGTCGGACGGCTTCCGCAACAACCTGGAGGGGTGGCGCGGGGTCAATCTGCACAACCGGGTCCATGTCTGGGTCGGCGGGCAGATGGCCACCGGGGTCTCCCCCAACGACCCGGTGTTCTGGCTGCACCACGCCTACGTCGACAAGCTGTGGGCCGAATGGCAGCGCCGGCACCCGGACGCGGGCTACGTCCCGACGGGCGGCACGCCGGACGTCGTCGACCTGGACGAGACGATGAAGCCGTGGGACGACGTACGCCCGGCGGACCTGCTGGACCACACGAAGTTCTACACCTTCGACAGCTGA
- a CDS encoding ribonuclease H family protein, which produces MIVRMRERVVAACDGASKGNPGPAGWAWVVSDDERTPARWEAGPLGRATNNVAELTALERLLSAVEPDVPLEIRMDSQYAMKAVTTWLPGWKRNGWKTSAGKPVANQELVVRIDALLDGRTVEFRYVPAHQVDGDPLNDFADRAASQAASVQEEAGSALGSPEPPASPDTPKAAAPRRKALRRAGGGASSRTIKAKFPGRCLCGRAYAAGESIAKNAQGWGHPECRTAEA; this is translated from the coding sequence ATGATCGTGCGCATGCGTGAACGTGTGGTGGCCGCGTGCGACGGGGCTTCGAAGGGAAACCCCGGACCGGCCGGATGGGCATGGGTGGTCTCCGACGACGAGCGGACCCCCGCCCGCTGGGAGGCCGGCCCGCTCGGCCGGGCCACCAACAACGTCGCCGAACTCACCGCCCTGGAGCGTCTGCTCTCGGCGGTCGAGCCGGATGTGCCGCTGGAGATCCGCATGGACTCCCAGTACGCGATGAAGGCCGTCACCACCTGGCTGCCCGGCTGGAAGCGCAACGGCTGGAAGACGTCCGCCGGCAAACCCGTCGCCAACCAGGAACTCGTCGTCCGCATCGACGCGCTCCTCGACGGCCGCACGGTCGAGTTCCGCTACGTCCCGGCCCACCAGGTCGACGGCGACCCGTTGAACGACTTCGCCGACCGCGCGGCCAGCCAGGCGGCCTCCGTGCAGGAGGAGGCCGGCAGCGCGCTCGGCTCCCCGGAGCCGCCGGCCTCGCCCGACACCCCGAAGGCGGCCGCCCCGCGGAGGAAGGCGCTCCGCCGCGCCGGCGGCGGGGCCTCCTCCCGCACGATCAAGGCGAAGTTCCCCGGCCGCTGCCTGTGCGGCCGCGCCTACGCGGCCGGCGAGTCCATCGCCAAGAACGCGCAGGGCTGGGGCCACCCGGAGTGCCGTACCGCCGAGGCCTGA
- a CDS encoding geranyl diphosphate 2-C-methyltransferase — MTTAPARPHVVPVPTQSIYQNRVADYWNAEENPVNLELGKIDDLYHHHYGIGEADRSVLDEPDPELRKERITGELHRLEHAQAEVLASHLGPLTPDDRVFDAGCGRGGGSIVANLRHGCHADGVTISAKQCDFANEMARKRGVGDKVRYHHRNMLDTGFESGAYAASWNNESTMYVELDLLFAEHARLLRRGGRYVTITGCYNDTYGRASREVSLINAHYICDIHPRSEYFRAMAKNRLVPVHVEDLTDATIPYWELRKEADHLVTGIEDAFLDAYRNGSFQYLLIVADRI, encoded by the coding sequence TTGACCACCGCCCCCGCCCGACCCCACGTGGTTCCGGTCCCGACCCAGTCCATCTACCAGAACCGGGTCGCGGACTACTGGAACGCCGAGGAGAACCCGGTCAACCTCGAACTCGGCAAGATCGACGATCTGTACCACCATCACTACGGCATCGGTGAGGCCGACCGGTCGGTGCTCGACGAACCCGACCCCGAGCTGCGCAAGGAGCGGATCACCGGCGAGCTGCACCGCCTGGAGCACGCCCAGGCCGAGGTACTGGCCTCGCACCTCGGCCCGCTCACCCCGGACGACCGGGTCTTCGACGCCGGCTGCGGCCGGGGCGGCGGCAGCATCGTGGCGAACCTGCGCCACGGCTGCCACGCCGACGGGGTCACGATCTCCGCCAAGCAGTGCGACTTCGCCAACGAGATGGCCCGCAAGCGGGGCGTCGGCGACAAGGTGCGCTACCACCACCGCAACATGCTGGACACCGGCTTCGAGTCGGGGGCGTACGCGGCCTCGTGGAACAACGAGTCCACGATGTACGTCGAGCTGGACCTGCTGTTCGCCGAGCACGCCCGGCTGCTGCGCCGCGGCGGCCGCTATGTGACGATCACCGGCTGCTACAACGACACCTACGGCCGGGCCTCGCGCGAGGTGTCCCTGATCAACGCGCACTACATCTGCGACATCCACCCGAGGTCGGAGTACTTCCGCGCGATGGCCAAGAACCGGCTGGTGCCGGTCCATGTCGAGGACCTGACCGACGCGACGATCCCGTACTGGGAGCTGCGCAAGGAGGCCGACCATCTGGTGACGGGCATCGAGGACGCGTTCCTGGACGCCTACCGCAACGGCAGCTTCCAGTATCTGCTGATCGTGGCGGACCGTATCTAG
- a CDS encoding family 2 encapsulin nanocompartment cargo protein terpene cyclase: MSTPTTAYTLPGPPNIAQALRPARRTGVIPGLRHRPAVPADPEKAAEIDRRLEAWARELDLFPESWTGDFSDFQCGRAVVLQHPGGLDLDRLTAAGKLLLAENIVDSCYCEEDEGRGGSRRGLGGPLIIAQSALDPFHGVPELEAEWREGLQADPALRSYHHALADYATFATPSQTDRFVHDMARLHLGYLGEAAWMETRYTPRIWEYLVMRQFNNFRPCLSLVDAVDGYELPEQLYASPEIQRITALACNATTIVNDLYSFTKELASDPDHLNLPQVVAANDRCGLKAAYLKSVEIHNQVMEAFEEESATLSATSPLIARYAEGLAAWVSGNHEWHATNSNRYHLPDYW; this comes from the coding sequence ATGAGCACACCCACCACCGCCTACACACTGCCCGGCCCGCCGAACATCGCCCAGGCCCTGCGCCCGGCCCGGCGCACCGGTGTGATCCCCGGCCTGCGCCACCGGCCGGCCGTGCCCGCCGACCCGGAGAAGGCCGCCGAGATCGACCGCCGGCTGGAGGCCTGGGCCCGGGAGCTGGATCTGTTCCCCGAGTCCTGGACGGGCGACTTCTCGGACTTCCAGTGCGGCCGGGCCGTCGTCCTGCAGCACCCGGGCGGCCTCGACCTGGACCGGCTCACCGCCGCGGGCAAGCTGCTGCTCGCCGAGAACATCGTGGACTCCTGCTACTGCGAGGAGGACGAGGGCCGGGGCGGATCGCGGCGCGGCCTCGGCGGCCCGCTGATCATCGCCCAGTCGGCGCTCGACCCCTTCCACGGCGTCCCGGAGCTGGAGGCCGAGTGGCGCGAGGGCCTCCAGGCCGACCCCGCGTTGCGCTCGTACCACCACGCCCTCGCGGACTACGCCACCTTCGCCACGCCCAGCCAGACCGACCGGTTCGTGCACGACATGGCCCGGCTGCACCTGGGCTATCTCGGCGAGGCCGCCTGGATGGAGACCCGGTACACGCCCCGGATCTGGGAGTACCTGGTCATGCGGCAGTTCAACAACTTCCGCCCCTGTCTGTCGCTGGTCGACGCCGTGGACGGCTACGAACTGCCCGAGCAGCTCTACGCCAGCCCGGAGATCCAGCGGATCACCGCCCTGGCCTGCAACGCCACCACCATCGTGAACGACCTGTACTCCTTCACCAAGGAGCTGGCGAGCGATCCGGACCACCTCAATCTGCCGCAGGTGGTCGCCGCCAACGACCGATGCGGGCTGAAGGCGGCCTATCTGAAGTCCGTCGAGATCCACAACCAGGTCATGGAGGCCTTCGAGGAGGAGTCGGCCACCCTGTCCGCCACCTCGCCCCTGATCGCGCGCTACGCCGAGGGCCTGGCCGCCTGGGTCTCCGGCAACCACGAGTGGCACGCCACCAACAGCAACCGCTACCACCTGCCCGACTACTGGTGA
- a CDS encoding epoxide hydrolase family protein — MTSTPGETSGERIEPFRLSVPQSDLDDLYDRLDRTRWPAELPGAGWEYGVPAGYLRELVHYWRHTYDWRAAEAELNRWPQFTTTVDGANVHFAHVRSPEPDATPLLLTHGWPGSLVEFLDVVGPLTDPVAHGVDPADAFHVVMPGIPGFGLSGPTTEPGWEAGRVADAWVELMRRLGYERFGAQGGDWGAAISRELGRAHPDRIIGVHLNLLPGAQATAEPTEEELAALGPEERERTLRSWRRWADWSREDSAYAALQSTRPHTLGYALTDSPVGQLAWIVEKFRAWTDSEELPEEAVDRDRMLTGVMLYWLTGTAGSSARIYYERAHATGRRAEPAEPSTAPTALAVFPAELQLPLRHRAERTENLVRWTEFDRGGHFAAMEEPDLLVGDVRAFFRQLREK, encoded by the coding sequence ATGACCTCCACACCTGGCGAGACATCCGGCGAGCGCATCGAACCCTTCCGGCTGTCGGTGCCGCAGAGCGACCTCGACGACCTGTACGACCGCCTCGACCGCACCCGCTGGCCCGCCGAGCTGCCCGGCGCGGGCTGGGAGTACGGCGTCCCGGCCGGCTATCTCCGGGAGCTCGTCCACTACTGGCGGCACACGTACGACTGGCGCGCGGCCGAGGCCGAGCTGAACCGGTGGCCGCAGTTCACCACCACGGTCGACGGCGCAAATGTCCACTTCGCCCATGTCCGCTCGCCCGAACCGGACGCCACCCCGCTGCTGCTGACCCACGGCTGGCCGGGCTCGCTCGTGGAGTTCCTGGACGTCGTCGGCCCGCTCACCGACCCGGTGGCGCACGGCGTCGACCCGGCCGACGCCTTCCATGTCGTCATGCCCGGCATCCCCGGCTTCGGGCTGTCCGGGCCCACCACCGAGCCGGGCTGGGAGGCGGGCCGGGTGGCCGACGCCTGGGTGGAGCTGATGCGGCGGCTCGGCTACGAGCGGTTCGGGGCGCAGGGCGGCGACTGGGGCGCGGCGATCTCCCGCGAGCTGGGCCGCGCCCACCCGGACCGGATCATCGGCGTCCACCTCAATCTGCTGCCCGGCGCGCAGGCGACGGCCGAGCCGACCGAGGAGGAGCTGGCCGCGCTCGGGCCCGAGGAGCGGGAGCGGACGCTGCGGTCCTGGCGCCGGTGGGCGGACTGGTCCCGCGAGGACAGCGCGTACGCCGCTCTGCAGTCCACCCGGCCGCACACCCTCGGCTATGCGCTGACGGACTCGCCGGTCGGTCAACTCGCCTGGATCGTCGAGAAGTTCCGGGCGTGGACGGACTCCGAGGAACTGCCGGAGGAGGCGGTGGACCGGGACCGGATGCTCACCGGCGTGATGCTGTACTGGCTGACCGGCACGGCCGGTTCGTCGGCGCGCATCTACTACGAACGGGCGCACGCCACCGGTCGCAGGGCCGAGCCCGCCGAGCCGTCCACGGCGCCGACGGCGCTCGCCGTGTTCCCGGCCGAGCTCCAGCTTCCGCTACGGCACCGGGCGGAGCGGACCGAGAACCTCGTGCGCTGGACGGAGTTCGACCGGGGCGGGCACTTCGCGGCCATGGAGGAGCCGGACCTGCTGGTCGGCGATGTGCGGGCGTTCTTCCGGCAGCTGCGGGAGAAGTGA
- the melC1 gene encoding apotyrosinase chaperone MelC1 has product MPDISRRRALTAAAALAVTATAVGVAATAASAADHTHPMPMPETFDEVYKGRRIQGRPMGGGGHHHEHGGGFEVLIDGVQLHLMRNADGTWISIVSHYDPVATPRAAARAAVDELQGAPLLPFPAN; this is encoded by the coding sequence ATGCCCGACATCAGCCGTCGCCGCGCGCTCACCGCCGCGGCCGCCCTGGCCGTGACGGCCACCGCCGTGGGCGTCGCCGCGACCGCCGCCTCGGCCGCCGACCACACGCACCCCATGCCGATGCCCGAGACCTTCGACGAGGTCTACAAGGGCCGCCGGATACAGGGCCGCCCGATGGGCGGGGGCGGCCACCACCACGAACACGGCGGCGGATTCGAGGTGTTGATCGACGGGGTCCAGCTGCACCTGATGCGGAACGCCGACGGCACCTGGATCAGCATCGTCAGCCACTACGACCCGGTGGCCACCCCGCGCGCCGCCGCCCGGGCCGCGGTGGACGAGCTCCAGGGCGCCCCGCTGCTGCCCTTCCCCGCCAACTGA
- a CDS encoding helix-turn-helix domain-containing protein — protein sequence MSNQASNEARVIPLRPAPARPQLPEPEPREAAKEPLWRDLVGEVLRRERRAQDRTLKDVADAARISLPYLSEVERGRKEASSEVLAAAAHALGLDLGDLLSLAHGELTRRTRSHRRPAGAPHRPYNGLCLVA from the coding sequence GTGAGCAACCAGGCGAGCAACGAAGCCCGAGTGATCCCGCTGCGACCGGCGCCCGCCCGCCCGCAGCTGCCCGAGCCGGAGCCCCGGGAGGCCGCGAAGGAGCCCCTGTGGCGCGATCTGGTCGGTGAGGTGCTGCGGCGCGAGCGGCGAGCGCAGGACCGCACCCTGAAGGACGTGGCCGACGCGGCCCGGATCTCGCTGCCCTACCTGTCCGAGGTCGAGCGCGGCCGCAAGGAGGCCTCCTCGGAGGTCCTCGCCGCCGCCGCGCACGCCCTCGGTCTGGACCTCGGCGACCTGCTGTCGCTGGCGCACGGCGAGCTGACCCGGCGGACAAGGTCGCACCGCCGCCCGGCCGGCGCGCCGCACCGGCCCTACAACGGACTCTGCCTGGTCGCCTGA
- a CDS encoding family 2B encapsulin nanocompartment shell protein — protein sequence MSTPDATGSVIDEPVPDPDGQLTSLSTRAARQLTTTTKSEPQMQAITSRWLLKTLPWVDVKGGTYRVNRRLQLRTGRGRVHFEHNGADDIRVIPETLTELPILRGYPDGEVLQEIAGRFQPREVRAGQVLFEAGQPVTEAYLVVHGRFTRFTNGKYGDEEITGVVTAGDQMGDEAVGQSDPLWLSSVRADTPGVVLALPWNVVREVTDRAPSLAAHLQAYVERQRRPMNRKGEAEVPVQAGHTGEPTLQGGFVDYELAPREYELSLTQTVLRVHTRIADLYNHPMDQTQQQLRLTVEEIRERQEWELVNNREFGLLHNVDYGQRISTFTGPPCPDDMDELLSMRRKTKVFLAHPKAIAAFFRQCNRRGLVPGTASVDGHEVPAWRGVPIYPCSKIPISDDHTTSIIALRTGEADQGVIGLYQTGIPEEFQPGLNVRFMGINEQAVINYLVTAYYSMAILVPDAAGILENVQLGRTAD from the coding sequence GTGTCCACACCGGACGCCACCGGTTCCGTCATCGATGAACCCGTCCCCGACCCGGACGGACAGCTCACCAGCCTGAGCACCCGGGCGGCACGCCAGCTCACCACCACCACCAAGTCCGAACCGCAGATGCAGGCCATCACCTCCCGATGGCTGCTGAAGACCCTGCCGTGGGTGGACGTCAAGGGCGGCACCTACCGGGTCAACCGCCGGCTCCAGCTGCGCACCGGACGCGGCCGGGTGCACTTCGAGCACAACGGCGCCGACGACATCCGGGTGATCCCGGAGACCCTGACCGAGCTGCCGATCCTGCGTGGCTACCCCGACGGCGAGGTCCTGCAGGAGATCGCCGGACGCTTCCAGCCCCGCGAGGTGCGCGCCGGGCAGGTGCTGTTCGAGGCGGGCCAGCCCGTGACCGAGGCGTACCTCGTCGTCCACGGCCGTTTCACCCGCTTCACCAACGGCAAGTACGGCGACGAGGAGATCACCGGGGTCGTCACCGCGGGCGACCAGATGGGCGACGAGGCGGTCGGCCAGTCCGACCCGCTGTGGCTGTCCTCGGTGCGGGCCGACACCCCGGGCGTGGTCCTCGCCCTGCCCTGGAACGTCGTCCGGGAGGTCACCGACCGGGCGCCGTCCCTCGCCGCGCACCTCCAGGCGTACGTCGAGCGGCAGCGCAGGCCCATGAACCGCAAGGGCGAGGCCGAGGTGCCGGTGCAGGCCGGCCACACCGGCGAGCCGACCCTGCAGGGCGGCTTCGTGGACTACGAACTCGCCCCGCGCGAATACGAGTTGTCCCTCACCCAGACCGTGCTGCGGGTGCACACCCGCATCGCCGATCTCTACAACCACCCCATGGACCAGACGCAGCAGCAGCTGCGCCTGACCGTGGAGGAGATCCGCGAGCGCCAGGAGTGGGAGCTGGTCAACAACCGCGAGTTCGGGCTGCTGCACAACGTCGACTACGGCCAGCGGATCAGCACCTTCACCGGCCCGCCCTGCCCGGACGACATGGACGAGCTGCTGTCCATGCGGCGCAAGACCAAGGTGTTCCTCGCCCACCCGAAGGCGATCGCGGCCTTCTTCCGCCAGTGCAACCGGCGCGGTCTGGTGCCCGGCACCGCGAGCGTCGACGGGCACGAGGTGCCGGCCTGGCGCGGGGTGCCGATCTACCCGTGCAGCAAGATCCCGATCAGCGACGACCACACCACGAGCATCATCGCGCTGCGCACCGGCGAGGCCGACCAGGGCGTCATCGGCCTGTACCAGACCGGCATCCCGGAGGAGTTCCAGCCGGGCCTGAACGTCCGCTTCATGGGCATCAACGAGCAGGCCGTCATCAACTACCTGGTCACCGCCTACTACTCGATGGCGATCCTCGTGCCCGACGCGGCCGGGATCCTGGAGAACGTCCAGCTCGGCCGGACCGCCGACTGA
- a CDS encoding FAD-dependent monooxygenase, translating into MKVVCAGGGPAGLYLAILLKRLNPSHDITVHERNPEGSTYGWGVTYWRGLLDRLQEHDPDSARAIADASVRWSEGVAHVRGLSTRHHGDEGFGIGRHRLLGLLADRARALGVRLEYESELTEPPAGADLVVAADGVHSALRARHADAFGTEISAGRNHYIWLGTTKVFDAFTFAFTETAHGWIWAYGYGCGDGHSTCVVECAPETFTGLGLDRTDEAEGRALLERLFADVLDGHRLIGRPGAGWLTFRTLTNRTWHSGNLVLLGDAAHTTHYSIGAGTTLALEDAMCLADALHSHAGLSEALAAYERRRMPELLSAQSAARYSARWYENLPRYIDLPPHRMFALLGQRHSPLLPYVPPQVYYGLDKAAGQLEALRRFKRWLGPRAAGALHARSAPRRG; encoded by the coding sequence GTGAAGGTCGTCTGTGCCGGGGGCGGGCCCGCAGGTCTGTACCTCGCCATCCTGCTGAAGCGGCTGAACCCGTCGCACGACATCACCGTCCACGAGCGCAACCCCGAGGGCTCGACCTACGGCTGGGGCGTGACGTACTGGCGCGGCCTCCTCGACCGGCTCCAGGAGCACGACCCCGACTCGGCGCGGGCGATCGCGGACGCCTCCGTCCGCTGGAGCGAAGGCGTCGCCCACGTCCGCGGCCTGTCCACCCGTCACCACGGGGACGAGGGCTTCGGCATCGGCCGCCACCGGCTGCTCGGCCTGCTCGCCGACCGGGCCCGCGCGCTCGGCGTGCGGCTGGAGTACGAGAGCGAGCTCACCGAACCGCCCGCGGGCGCCGACCTCGTCGTCGCCGCCGACGGAGTGCACAGCGCCCTGCGCGCCCGGCACGCCGACGCCTTCGGCACCGAGATCAGCGCGGGCCGCAACCACTACATCTGGCTCGGTACCACCAAGGTCTTCGACGCCTTCACCTTCGCCTTCACCGAGACCGCCCACGGCTGGATCTGGGCCTACGGCTACGGCTGCGGCGACGGGCACAGCACCTGCGTCGTCGAGTGCGCCCCGGAGACCTTCACCGGCCTCGGCCTGGACCGGACCGACGAGGCGGAGGGGCGTGCGCTGCTGGAGCGGCTCTTCGCGGACGTCCTCGACGGCCACCGGCTCATCGGCCGTCCCGGCGCGGGCTGGCTGACCTTCCGCACCCTGACCAACCGCACCTGGCACAGCGGCAACCTGGTGCTGCTCGGCGACGCGGCCCACACCACTCACTACTCCATCGGCGCCGGCACCACCCTCGCCCTGGAGGACGCCATGTGCCTCGCCGACGCCCTGCACAGCCACGCCGGCCTCTCCGAGGCCCTCGCCGCCTACGAACGCCGCCGCATGCCCGAGCTGTTGTCCGCGCAGAGCGCCGCCCGCTACAGCGCCCGCTGGTACGAGAACCTGCCCCGCTACATCGACCTGCCCCCGCACCGGATGTTCGCCCTGCTCGGCCAGCGCCACTCACCGCTGCTGCCGTACGTCCCCCCGCAGGTGTACTACGGCCTCGACAAGGCGGCCGGACAACTGGAGGCGCTGCGCCGGTTCAAGCGGTGGCTCGGCCCGCGGGCGGCCGGCGCCCTGCACGCCCGGTCCGCCCCCCGCCGCGGCTAG
- a CDS encoding VOC family protein has protein sequence MAVQPEGTPCWADAMFSDVEGAKRFYGDVLGWTFGESSPEYGNYTQAYANGKAVAAVVPPMPGQEGQSRWCLYFASPDAAATARKIRDNGGEVLMEPMKVGDFGTMCLAREPSGTVFGVWQGGTHEGFEAIGTPGAYCWAEVFTREPEKADTFLSAVFPYRMKQMEDQAIDYRMFDVAGRTVLGRMKMTDDFPPEVPSYINLYFSVDDCDQAVERAVKLGGVLRFGPMSSPFGRFAALSDPQGADFSVIDTATTEGEMPAVRDV, from the coding sequence ATGGCCGTGCAACCCGAGGGAACGCCCTGTTGGGCCGACGCGATGTTCAGTGACGTCGAGGGAGCCAAGCGCTTCTACGGCGACGTCCTCGGCTGGACCTTCGGCGAGTCGTCGCCGGAGTACGGCAACTACACGCAGGCCTATGCGAACGGCAAGGCGGTGGCCGCCGTCGTCCCGCCCATGCCCGGCCAGGAGGGCCAGTCGCGATGGTGCCTCTACTTCGCCTCGCCGGACGCCGCCGCCACCGCCCGGAAGATCCGGGACAACGGCGGCGAGGTGCTGATGGAGCCGATGAAGGTCGGCGACTTCGGCACCATGTGTCTGGCCCGGGAGCCCAGCGGAACCGTGTTCGGCGTCTGGCAGGGCGGCACCCACGAGGGCTTCGAGGCGATCGGGACCCCGGGCGCCTACTGCTGGGCCGAGGTCTTCACCCGGGAACCGGAGAAGGCCGACACCTTCCTGTCCGCCGTCTTCCCGTACCGGATGAAACAGATGGAGGACCAGGCGATCGACTACCGGATGTTCGACGTGGCCGGCCGGACCGTGCTCGGCCGGATGAAGATGACCGACGACTTCCCGCCCGAGGTGCCGTCGTACATCAATCTCTATTTCAGCGTCGACGACTGCGACCAGGCGGTGGAGCGCGCCGTCAAGCTCGGCGGCGTCCTGCGCTTCGGGCCGATGAGCAGCCCCTTCGGCCGGTTCGCGGCGCTGAGCGACCCGCAGGGCGCGGACTTCTCGGTGATCGACACCGCGACCACCGAAGGGGAGATGCCGGCGGTCAGGGACGTCTGA